Proteins encoded in a region of the Marinobacter arenosus genome:
- a CDS encoding methyl-accepting chemotaxis protein, protein MKNRAGRLSMGQGGNKLVAGLIAALIALTVLLVVVLFIINKDSQNDQEYIANTAELRVLSQAIAKNATEAAGGTAEAFNQLRRSRDEFQQLWSNVTEGNPETGLPPSELAQQSGVQENWNTVRENADSILSTQDAVLGLHEVARTLNETIPQLQVEYDDIVQILLDNGAPAEQIALAQRQSLLAERIVRSVNNVLSGDEDAVIAADRFGRDASLFGRVLEGQLNGNQAMGISKVNDEDAIYGLEAVAELFEFVSQNVDAILEASPDLFKVRTAASDIFQNSELLLTELSVLADGFRNQSGSRLISPTLAFIILAAMVAIVVFIGLALYREAQERLSTTQEQNEQNQNAILRLLDELADLADGDLTTEATVTEDFTGAIADSINYAIDQMRGLVQSIRGTAVRVSSAAQETQATAMHLADASEHQAQEIAGASAAVNEMAVSIDQVSSNAAESSAVAERSVAIAKKGAEVVQNTIRGMDNIREQIQETSKRIKRLGESSQEIGDIVSLINDIADQTNILSLNAAIQASMAGDAGRGFAVVADEVQRLAERSSAATKQIEALVKTIQSDTNEAVISMEHTTAEVVRGARLAQDAGIALEEIENVSMSLAELIQNISNAARQQSSSAAHISNTMNVIQEITSQTSSGTNATAKSIGNLAEMASELRSSVAGFTLPEEDSAEQEEEEDSDVPVVG, encoded by the coding sequence ATGAAAAACAGAGCCGGAAGACTCAGTATGGGACAGGGAGGCAACAAGCTTGTTGCCGGTCTGATCGCCGCACTGATTGCACTCACCGTCCTGCTCGTTGTGGTCCTGTTTATTATTAACAAAGACAGCCAGAACGACCAGGAATACATCGCCAACACGGCCGAGCTGAGGGTTCTCTCGCAGGCCATCGCGAAGAACGCCACGGAGGCCGCCGGCGGTACTGCCGAGGCTTTCAACCAGCTACGGCGGTCACGGGATGAGTTCCAGCAGCTCTGGAGCAATGTCACTGAGGGCAACCCCGAAACCGGCCTCCCGCCGAGCGAACTGGCACAGCAGAGTGGCGTTCAGGAAAACTGGAATACCGTGCGTGAAAACGCCGACAGCATCCTCTCCACCCAGGACGCGGTACTCGGCCTGCACGAAGTGGCACGGACCCTGAACGAAACCATCCCGCAGCTTCAGGTCGAGTACGACGACATCGTACAGATCCTCCTGGACAACGGCGCTCCGGCCGAGCAGATCGCCCTGGCCCAGCGCCAGTCACTGCTTGCGGAGCGGATTGTGCGCTCGGTTAACAACGTACTGTCCGGTGACGAAGACGCGGTGATCGCCGCCGACCGTTTCGGTCGCGACGCCAGCCTGTTCGGCCGGGTACTGGAAGGACAGCTCAATGGCAACCAGGCCATGGGCATCTCCAAGGTTAACGACGAAGATGCCATCTACGGCCTTGAAGCCGTTGCGGAACTGTTCGAGTTCGTTTCCCAGAACGTAGACGCCATCCTTGAAGCCTCTCCCGACCTCTTCAAGGTGCGTACTGCGGCCAGCGACATCTTCCAGAACTCCGAGCTCCTGTTGACCGAACTGTCCGTCCTGGCTGACGGGTTCCGGAACCAGTCCGGCTCCCGGCTGATCAGCCCGACTCTGGCCTTCATCATCCTTGCGGCCATGGTCGCCATCGTGGTCTTCATCGGTCTGGCACTGTACCGGGAAGCCCAGGAACGCCTGTCCACGACTCAGGAGCAGAACGAGCAGAACCAGAACGCGATCCTGCGACTGCTGGACGAACTCGCCGACCTCGCGGATGGTGATTTGACCACTGAGGCCACGGTTACCGAGGACTTCACCGGTGCCATCGCCGACTCCATCAACTACGCGATCGACCAGATGCGCGGACTGGTACAGTCGATTCGTGGCACCGCCGTTCGAGTGTCCTCAGCGGCCCAGGAAACCCAGGCCACGGCCATGCACCTGGCCGACGCCTCCGAGCACCAGGCCCAGGAAATTGCCGGCGCCTCTGCCGCGGTTAACGAGATGGCGGTCTCCATCGACCAGGTATCCTCGAACGCCGCAGAATCCTCCGCGGTTGCGGAGCGGTCGGTTGCGATCGCGAAGAAAGGCGCGGAAGTGGTACAGAACACCATCCGCGGCATGGACAACATCCGTGAGCAGATCCAGGAAACGTCCAAGCGGATCAAGCGTCTGGGTGAGTCTTCCCAGGAAATCGGTGACATCGTATCCCTGATCAACGACATCGCCGACCAGACCAACATCCTGTCCCTGAACGCGGCGATCCAGGCCTCCATGGCCGGTGACGCGGGTCGAGGCTTCGCGGTGGTCGCGGACGAGGTTCAGCGCCTCGCGGAACGTTCCTCTGCAGCGACCAAACAGATTGAAGCCCTGGTTAAGACGATCCAGTCCGATACCAACGAAGCCGTTATCTCCATGGAACACACCACCGCCGAGGTGGTCCGGGGTGCCCGTCTGGCCCAGGACGCGGGTATCGCGCTCGAAGAGATCGAGAACGTATCCATGAGTCTGGCGGAATTGATCCAGAACATCTCCAACGCCGCCCGTCAGCAGTCTTCGTCTGCGGCACACATTTCGAACACCATGAACGTCATCCAGGAAATCACGTCCCAGACCTCGTCCGGTACCAACGCGACCGCGAAGTCGATCGGTAACCTGGCGGAAATGGCGTCTGAGCTGCGGTCCTCGGTTGCCGGCTTTACCCTGCCGGAAGAAGACTCCGCCGAGCAGGAAGAAGAGGAAGACAGCGACGTACCGGTGGTGGGCTGA
- a CDS encoding CheR family methyltransferase, producing MAHMHSNLSPAEGIWSLRRLPDMDEAQFTQWQTLLEHRTGITLSAERRSFLETNLGIRMREIGCSSYQAYYEQIVSGPDAVREWATLVDRLTVQETRFFRDPDAFRLVADYVLTRPREQLRKRPLEAWSVGCSSGEEPYTLAMVLNECMRQLELQPLFGITGSDISKPAIERAHHGQFNPRKLIGMDDDMKSRYFRPAERNTVEIVNSIRDRVCFTRLNVLDLDKAPMHGMNIIFCQNLLIYFRRWRRREIVKRLAERLAPGGLLVLGQGELTDWQPPGLQRVPSEHVLAWIKRQTDEE from the coding sequence ATGGCGCACATGCATAGCAACCTGTCACCCGCCGAAGGCATCTGGTCACTGCGCCGACTCCCGGACATGGACGAGGCGCAGTTCACCCAGTGGCAGACCCTGCTGGAGCATCGCACCGGCATAACCCTGTCGGCCGAACGCCGATCGTTTCTGGAAACCAATCTTGGGATCCGGATGCGGGAGATCGGCTGCAGCAGCTACCAGGCCTACTACGAGCAGATCGTATCCGGGCCGGATGCAGTCAGGGAATGGGCGACACTGGTGGATCGACTCACGGTCCAGGAAACCCGGTTTTTCCGGGACCCGGATGCCTTTCGCCTGGTGGCGGATTATGTGCTGACGCGACCGCGGGAGCAGTTGAGAAAGCGCCCCCTGGAAGCCTGGAGTGTCGGGTGTTCAAGCGGTGAAGAGCCTTACACCCTCGCCATGGTGCTGAATGAGTGCATGCGCCAGCTGGAACTCCAGCCGCTGTTTGGCATCACCGGCTCGGATATCAGCAAGCCCGCGATCGAACGGGCCCACCACGGCCAGTTCAATCCCCGGAAGTTGATCGGGATGGACGACGACATGAAATCCCGGTATTTCCGCCCGGCCGAGCGGAATACCGTAGAAATAGTGAACAGCATCCGGGACAGGGTGTGCTTTACCAGACTGAACGTACTGGATCTCGATAAGGCACCCATGCACGGGATGAACATTATCTTCTGCCAGAATCTGCTGATCTACTTCCGCCGCTGGCGCCGGCGGGAGATTGTCAAGCGACTTGCAGAGCGGCTGGCGCCCGGGGGGCTGCTGGTGCTGGGCCAGGGAGAGCTGACCGACTGGCAGCCTCCCGGCCTGCAGAGGGTACCCTCGGAACATGTGCTGGCGTGGATAAAACGCCAGACTGACGAAGAATAA